CACGGCTGCCGTGACCGGCTCATTCACCGGGGAAAAGCAGCCTCATCGGCTCGGTGGTGCACGGCATCCGGCAGCCGACGAGCACCTCGCCGGCCGCACATCCGGCCATCACGCCGGCCGTCTCGGCCATCGCCCGCACGCGGGGAAACACATGTGCCTTCTGCGCCGGGAATTGCGACTCGTAACAGCCGATCGCGCGGAGTTTCGTCTCCAGATGCCCGGCGATGTCGACGACGATCGGCCACTGCCCCGGGGGCGCCTCGGGGATGCCGGCGAAGAGGAAGTAGCCGAGCAACTGCGGTACGGTGTGGACCGGCAGGCCGGGAAACAAATCGTCCCACTTGGTCAGCCGCGAGTAGAACACGGCTGCCTCGGTGAGCGCGACCGCCTCGGCATGGTCGGGCGACGCCAGAGGCGTCTTGGCCGCGATCCCCAGCACCAGCCCCGGCCGATGGCGGCGGAAGACCGTGGCCAGCGCGACGCGGGCCTCGAAGCAATCGAACAACCGTCGATTGGGGAAGCCGAGGTGCTCACGGTGGACGGCGCCCAGCACCCGGGCCGCCGCCGCCGCCTCGGCGAGGCGCTGCTCGGGGCCGCTCGACCGCGGGGTCGGCTCGCCGTCGGTGAAGTCGACAATGCCCACCGAGAAACCCTGCGCGGCCAACAGCGCGAGCGTGCCGCCGCAGCCGATCTCGACGTCGTCGGGATGGGCGCCGACCGCGATCACGTCGA
The sequence above is a segment of the Planctomycetota bacterium genome. Coding sequences within it:
- a CDS encoding LmbE family protein, translated to MTAPRSSDETGPARRAWRWSDGFAAGGAPRQLDVIAVGAHPDDVEIGCGGTLALLAAQGFSVGIVDFTDGEPTPRSSGPEQRLAEAAAAARVLGAVHREHLGFPNRRLFDCFEARVALATVFRRHRPGLVLGIAAKTPLASPDHAEAVALTEAAVFYSRLTKWDDLFPGLPVHTVPQLLGYFLFAGIPEAPPGQWPIVVDIAGHLETKLRAIGCYESQFPAQKAHVFPRVRAMAETAGVMAGCAAGEVLVGCRMPCTTEPMRLLFPGE